One genomic segment of Schistosoma haematobium chromosome 6, whole genome shotgun sequence includes these proteins:
- the SF3B5 gene encoding Splicing factor 3B subunit 5 (EggNog:ENOG410VJ4P~COG:A~BUSCO:EOG091G0ZLI), with protein MGDRYNIHTQLEHLQSKYVGTGHADTTKWEWLTNQHRDSCASYLGHFDTLNLFAICENECKARVRFNLLEKMLQPCGPPPERPEA; from the exons ATGGGTGATCGATACAATATTCATACCCAGTTAGAACATTTGCAGTCGAAATATGTTG gTACAGGTCATGCTGACACCACCAAGTGGGAATGGCTAACAAACCAGCATAGAGATAGTTGTGCATCCTATCTGGGTCACTTCGACACACTTAACTTGTTTGCTATATGCGAAAATGAGTGCAAGGCGAGGGTTCGATTTAACCTTCTCGAGAAAATGCTTCAGCCATGTGGCCCTCCTCCAGAACGTCCTGAGGCATAA